CAGGTCTGTTCCCAGGCGCAGCAGCGGCTCGCCGATCGTGCCGACGGGCAGGCTGAACTCGGGCGGATTGTTGTAGGGATTGGGATAGGCCTCCAGGCTCAGTCGCGACCACACCAGGAACACCCGGCGCAGTGTGGCCCGGTCGGCGGCGCTGAGTACGGGTTGTCCGCCCGCGGTTGTCGCGGCCTGCAGCCAGTCAGCCGCGAGCGGGAAGGCGGCACCCGTCCAGCGTGAGCGATCTGAGACGCTGAACGCGATGGTGCAGAATGCGCCGCTTTGTGTCGGCGGTGTCGCGCGCATGCAGGTATCGGCGCGGCCAATGGCATGGAGGAGCAAGGTGCGACCGCGCTGGGCCCACTGCGGCCGCGCGGCGGGATCCGGGTCGACCAGGGCCATGAACGCGAACAGTGCGGCGTATTCCTCGGTGTTGATGGCGCTCCAGGTCGAACCGCCGTTGTCGTCGTCGGGAATGTCGTGGTTGTCCATGGCCTGCGCCGCCCACGTCGCGAGCTGGCGCAATCCTTGCGTATACACCGGATTCTGGGGCGAAGCCCATTGCCGAAGGCGCGGCAGGTCCTCGCTGGTGATCCATAATCGCGGATGCGTCGACAGCGGTTCGGCCGCGAGGCGCAGCCCGGGCAGGCATGCCAACAGGACAACCGTGCACAGCATCCACCACCGCTTCATGAGGCGCGTTCCGAGAAGCCATCGATGGACACGGGTACGCTGGTCGCGGCGCGCATCCGCCACGGCGCCGACGAACGGCGCGATTGCCCGTGCCGATGGGGGGCGTGTGCCGCCGGTCGGGCGGTGGCACCCACGAATCGGCCGGTGCTGGGAAGCGCGTGGTGACGTCGCTACCGTGCGACGCCGCAGTTGTTGGGGGAGTGATGGAACCTGGTGAATTCACCCAGACCTTGGCGCGCTGCCGCGAAGGCGATACACAGGCGCAGCAGCGCCTGATCGAGCTGGTCTACGCGGATCTCAAGCAGGTGGCGCGCCGGCATCTGGGCCGCAATCGCTGGATCGGCACGCTCGATACCACGGCGTTGCTGCATGAGTCCTACCTGCGCATCGCGGGCGACACGCCAGACGTCGCCAATCGGGCGCACTTCCTGAATCTCGCCTCGCGCATCATGCGCCAGGTGATCTGCGACCACGCGCGCAAGCGCCTGCGCCAGCGCGCCCATGCCGAAGTCACGCCGATGGATGAGCTCAGCCTCGCTGTCGCGCGCGAGGCCCGCGAAGTGGTTGCCGTGGACGACGCACTGGCTGACCTCGCCCGGACCGAGCCGCGCCAGGCCCAGGTGGTGGAATGCCGCTTCTTCGGCGGCCTGTCGGTCGAGGAGACTGCCCAGGCGCTGTCGATCTCGGTGCGCACGGTGGAGCGGGACTGGACCCAGGCACGCCAGTGGCTGGCGGAACACCTGGTGATCGACTGACTCCGCAGAAAACCGGCCCGGACTGCGTACTGCAGGATGGTTTCGCGGAACGGGGTCTTGTCATGTGGATCGGTGGAATCGTGCTGCTGGGCAGTGCCTTCGCCATGGCCGGCGCCGGCGAGGGGCGCTATGACAATGCAGTCGGGATAGTCGAGGTGACGCAGGTCAGCAGGGATGGGTTCCATTTCCACGTCAACACCGTGGTCGACGTCTATCCCTGCGACGTCGAAGGATTCGCCACCGGGTCAGCCAGCGCGCACGCGCGCTTCCACATCGAAGAAGGCGCGCTCTCGTGCACCATGGAATTTTCCTTCCACGATGACCAGCTGACGCTGGACACCCGCGGTTGCGACGGCTATTGCGGGATGCGCGCAGCAGGTTCGATGGACGGCACCTACCGGCGTGGCAGCGCCGCGGCTACTTCTTCTCGGGACGGTGAATGGGCAGATGCACCGTGAACTGGGTGCCGCGGCCCAGCGCGCTCTGCACCTCGATCGTGCCACCGTGTTTCTGCACGATGCCATAGGAAACGGATAACCCCAGGCCGGTTCCCTTGCCGACAGGCTTGGTGGTGAAG
This genomic stretch from Tahibacter amnicola harbors:
- a CDS encoding ECF-type sigma factor, translating into MEPGEFTQTLARCREGDTQAQQRLIELVYADLKQVARRHLGRNRWIGTLDTTALLHESYLRIAGDTPDVANRAHFLNLASRIMRQVICDHARKRLRQRAHAEVTPMDELSLAVAREAREVVAVDDALADLARTEPRQAQVVECRFFGGLSVEETAQALSISVRTVERDWTQARQWLAEHLVID